The genomic interval TCCATATTTATCATCAGTTGTTTTTACAAAGGCAACTTCATCACTAAAGTCATCCGCTCTTTTATACTGTGGTTCAATTAAAAACTTTCCATCAGCATTTATATATCCATACAGGCTTCCTATCTTCATAACAAAATATGCATTCTCCATACTTTTTCATATCCTTT from Pseudobacteroides sp. carries:
- a CDS encoding WG repeat-containing protein produces the protein MENAYFVMKIGSLYGYINADGKFLIEPQYKRADDFSDEVAFVKTTDDKYG